GAACAGGTCAGCGTCGAACTCGCCGGGCTGGCCATGCCACACGCCCGGATCGAGGTGGCGGTCCTGCCCCGGCCGGCGGGGCGGACGGAGCCCACGCTGACGGTCAACGGCACCGAGGTCGGCGTCGGCCCGGACGGTGCCGACGAGGTCGAACTCCGGTTGCTGGCCCACCCCGGAGCACCGTCGCTGCCGTTGCAGCGCGGGGCGTCCGGTGGCGAGCTCTCCCGGGTGATGCTCGCCATCGAGGTGGTCTTCGCCGGCTCGGGTGGGCCACCGACGCTGGTCTTCGACGAGGTCGACGCGGGCGTCGGCGGGCAGGCCGCGGTCGAGATCGGGCGCCGGCTGGCCCGGCTGGCCCGCAGCCACCAGGTACTGGTGGTAACCCACCTGCCGCAGGTCGCGGCGTTCGCGGACCGACACCTGGTGGTGGCCAAGGACACCGGAGGCGCGGTGACCACCAGTGGGGTGCGGGTGGTCGAGGACACCGACCGGGCCCGGGAACTGGCCCGGATGCTGGCAGGTTTGCCGGACTCGGATCTGGGTATCGCACACGCGGAGGAGTTGCTGGCCATGGCGGCCAGGGACCGCCGACCATAGCGGGGAATGTGACATCTCGCACATGGAACAGGCAATGAGTGTGGTTCGCTAAGGTAACGGCCTGCTTGCCGCCCTGCTCAGGCATGTCGTGACGGAAAGTCGTGCGCGCGCATGCCAGGATGGTCCCGATGCGTCTACCCATCTTGCGCCGGACCCGGACCGCGGAACCGGGCATCGTCGTGGGCACCGCCCGCCTCGACCGCCGGACCAAACGTCTGGTGGGTCGCCTGCGCCCCGGTGAGATCGCGGTGATCGACCACGTCGACCTCGACCGGGTCGCTGCCGACTCACTGGTCGCGGTCGGGGTCGCCGCCGTCCTCAACGCCAAGCCCTCAGTCTCCGGTCGTTACCCCAACCTCGGACCCGAGGTGCTGGTCAAGGCCGGTATCCCGCTCGTGGACGACCTCGGTGAGGACGTCTTCCAACTGCTGCGCGAGGGCGACACCGTCCGGATCGACGGCAACACCGTCTACGTCGGCGACGAACCGGTCGCGCACGGCGGCCGGCAGGATCCGGAGACCGTGGCGAAGGCGATGGCCGACGCCCGGGAAGGGCTCTCCGTGCAGTTGGAGGCCTTCGCCGCCAACACCATGGACTACCTCAAGCAGGAACGTGACCTGCTGCTCGACGGGGTCGGCCTCCCGGACATCGAGACCTCGATGCGGGGTCGGCACTGCCTGATCGTGGTACGCGGCTACGACTACAAGGCCGACCTCGACGTGCTGCGCCCGTACATCCGGGAGTTCAAGCCGGTGCTGATCGGCGTCGACGGTGGTGCGGACGCGCTCGTCGAGGCGGGCTACACCCCCGACATCATCATCGGCGACATGGACTCCGTCACCGACGACGTGCTCCGCTGCGGCGCCGAGGTGATCGTCCACGCCTACCCGGACGGGCGGGCACCGGGGCTGGCCCGGGTGGAACAGCTCGGCGTCAGCGCCATCACCTTCCCCGCCGCCGCCACCAGCGAGGACCTCGCCATGCTGCTCGCCGACGGCAAGGGCGCCTCGCTGATCGTCGCGGTCGGCACCCACGCCACCCTGGTCGAGTTCCTCGACAAGGGTCGTGGCGGCATGGCCTCGACCTTCCTCACCCGGCTCAAGGTGGGCGGCAAGATGGTCGACGCGAAGGGAGTCAGCCGGCTCTACCGGCAGAACATCTCCGGATCGTCGCTGCTGCTGCTGGTCCTCTCGGCGGTGGCCGCGATGGCCTCCGCGGTGGCGGTCTCGACCGTGGGCAAGGCCTATCTCGGGGTGGCCTCCGAGTGGTGGGACAATCTGGTCTTCCAGCTCGGGCAGCTGTTCTAGGCCGTCCACGATCAAGGGGCTGTAAGCGTGATCAATTTTCGGTACCACGTGGTCTCCATCACCGCGGTCTTCCTCGCCCTGGCAATCGGGCTGGTGGTCGGGACAGCGGCGCTCAACGGGCCGGTCGCCGACTCGCTCAGCGCGAGCGTCAACGAGCTGCGCAAGGACAACGACCAGCTGCGGGAGACCGTCGGCAGCCTGCAGGAGGAGGTCACCCGGGAGGAGGACTTCGCCCGGGAGTCGGCACCGCTCCTGCTCGGCGGCAAGCTCGCCGGACACCGGGTGCTCGTCCTCTGCCTGCCCAGCGGCGAGAAGCACGTCGACGGGGTGATCGAGATGCTGCGGCAGACCGGCGCCACGCTCACCGGCCGGATCGACATCCAGGACAAGTTCGTCAAGCCCGACAACAGCGTGGACCTGCTCGGGCTCGCCGAGCAGGCCGCCCGGCCCAGCGTCTCGGCCAACGGCCTGCCCGGCAACAGCAACGGTGTCGAGACCTCCAGCGCCTTCCTGGCCAGTGCCCTGTTGGACCGCCCCGACGCGACGGTGGTCACCGAGCAGGACCGCCGGTCGGTGCTGGACGCGTACAGCAACGCCGGGTATCTCACCGTCAGCGACAAGGTGACCGGACCGGCCGAGGCGGTCGTGGTGGTCAGCGGACAGCCGTACGTCGACCGCGACTCCGCCCAGAAGGACCAGGCCGTCGTGACCATGACCGAACAGTTCGACAAGGCCGTACCGCTCGTCGTCGCGGGCAGCGGCACCAGTACGGGCAACGTCGTCCAGGCCGTCCGGGACGATCCCGCACTGAGTAAGACGATCTCCACCGTCGACCACGCCAACACGGTGCAGGGGCAGGTCGTGACCGCGCTCGCGTTGATCGAGCAGGTCATCGACAAGAAGGCCGGCCAGTACGGGCTCGGCGCCGGCGCCACGCTCCTGCCGAAGCAGCCCGAGTGAGCGCGCAGCGGAGCGCCGGCCGCCGCTGGGTGGCCGGCCCGGCGGCGTTGGCCGCACAGGCCGCCCTGCGGCTGGTCAACCGGCTACCGGTGGCGCCGGCCCTGGAACGGACCAACTTCCGTGGCCGGACCGTCACCCTCGCCGGGGGACCGGCACTCGCCTCCGCGGCCTCCGCCGCCGCCGCGATCGGCGCACCCAGCGGCCCCGCCGCCGCTGCCGCCCTGGTCGCCGGCATCGGCTCCGGCGCGGTCGGCCTCTACGACGACGTGGTCGGCGCCCGACCCGAGCAGAAGGCGGCCAAGGGTTTCGCCGGGCACGTCGGCGCGCTGCGCCAGGGACGGGTGACCAGTGGGCTGGTCAAGGTCGCCGGTGTCGGGGCCGCCGGTCTGGCCGCCGCCGCGCTGCTCGCCGCCGACCCGACCGTACGGTCCCGACGTCGGCGTCGCGGTCGGCTCGGGCAGGCGGCGGACGTACTGCTCGGCGCCGGGGTGATCGCCGGTACGGCGAACCTGGTCAACCTGCTCGACCTGCGCCCCGGGCGGGCACTCAAGGCCGGCGTGCTGCTCGGCGCCCCACTGCTGCCCGGCCCGACCGGGGGACTCGCCGCCGGACCGGTCGGCGCCGCCAGCGGACTGCTCCCGGCAGACCTGAACGAGGAGATCATGCTCGGCGACTGCGGGGCCAACGCGCTCGGCGCGCTGCTCGGGGTGGCACTCGCCGCCCGTACCGGGCCGGTGGGGCGGGCCGGCATCCTGACCGCCCTGGTGGCCCTCACCGCGGCCAGCGAGAAGGTCAGCTTCACCCAGGTCATCCAGAACACCCGAGGGCTGCGCGAGCTGGACGCCCTGGGCCGGCGACCCTCCTGACGTGACCGCACCGGCACCCCTCGCCGGCGCCGGCCGCGTCGCCGGGGCAGCCGCGCTCATCGCCGTACTCACCGTCGCCAGCCGGCTCGCCGGCTTCGGGCGTACCGGAATCTTCACCTGGGTCGTCGGTAAGACCGACCTCGGTGGCGTCTACGTCGTAGCCAACACCGTGCCGAACATCGTCTTCGAGATCGTCGCCGGTGGGGCGTTGGCGAGTCTGGTCGTACCGCTGCTCGCCGGCGCGGTCGCGGCCGGTGACCGGCGTGCGGTCGCCGAGACCACCGGGGCGCTGCTGACCTGGACGGTGACGCTGCTGGTCCCGCTCGCGGCCCTGGTGGCGCTCTTCGCCGGTCCGATCGTGTCGCTGATCATCGGTGACCTGACCCCGGCCCAGCAGGACGCCGGGACCCGGATGCTCCAGATCTTCGCCCCGCAGCTGCCGCTGTACGGAATCGGGATCGTGCTCACCGGCGTGCTCCAGGCACACCGGCGGTTCGCCTGGCCGGTGCTCGCGCCGCTGCTCTCCAGCCTCACCGTGATCGGCGTCTACCTGCTCTTCGGCGCGGTCGAGGGGCGCGGCGAGCCGATCGCCCGGACCGGCACCGACGGTCAGTTGATCCTCTCGATCGGCACCACGCTCGGGGTGCTGGTGCTCTCCGGCTGCCTGCTTGTCCCGGTGAGCCGGCTGCGACTGCGACCCCGACCCGGGTACGGCTTCAGCGCCGAGAACCGCCGCCGGGTCGGTGGGCTCGCGCTGGCCGGCGCGGTGACCCTGACCGGGCAGCAGGTGGCCCTGCTGGTGATGCTCCACCTCGCGGCCAGCGCCGACGTCGACAACCCGGTGGTGCTCAACCTCGCCCAGACCATGTACCTGCTGCCCTGGGCGGTGCTGGCGGTGCCGTTGGCGGTGGCGGCGTACCCGACGCTGGTCGCCACGTACGCGGACGGCGACGAGGAGGTGTTCCGGCGTACCCTCGCCCCGACCACCCGTGGCCTGCTGATCTTCAGTTGCCTCGGCGCGGCGGCGCTGATCGCCACCGCGGTGCCGGTGGCCCGGTTCTTCTTCCCCACCGCCCCGGGCCCGGCCGCCGCGGCGATCGCCGGCTTCGGACCCGGGCTGCTCGGCTACGGCCTGTTCGCCGTCCTCTCCCGGGCCCTCTACGCACGTGGCGAGACCCGGTCGGCGGCGAGCACCACCGCCGCCGGCTGGCTGGTCGTACCGGTCGTCGCGGCCCTGCTCTCCTGGCTGCTGCCGGACGCCGACCGGCTGCTCGCGGTCACCCTGGCCAACTCGATCGGCATGCTCGCCCTCGGCGGCCTGTTGATCCGGGTGGTCGCCCGGCGGGCCGGTCGGGCGGCGCTCGCCGGCCTCACCCGGTCCGGGCTGGTCGGCCTCGCCGCCGGTACGGCCGCCGCGCTCGCCGGCAGCGCCGTCGCCCACTGGTTGCCCGGAGTGCTCCCCGCCACCCCGACGAAGGTGGATGCTCTGCTTCAGGGCATGCTGTCGGGAGTCGTTGTAGCGGCGGTGTTCCTCGCCGTGGCCTACCCACTGGACCGGCACGACGTACGCCCGCTGGTCGGTTCGGTGACCCGGCGTCTGAGCCGTCTGACCCGTCGGCTGCGACTCGGTGCCGGCCGCGACGGAACCCGCCCGGGTCGGGGAGACGCAAAGGAGACGGTGTCCGGGTGAGCGCGAGGAGTGAGCTTGCGAGCCCCGCAGTCGCGAACGAAGGGTCGGCTTGGTGAGCGCGAGGAGTGAGCGGTCCGGGATGGCGGGCGGTTGGGACGGATCGGTCGTCCTGCTCCTCGCCTCCAGCACCGGCGGCGTCGGTCAGCACGTTGTCTCGGTGGCACGCGGACTGGTCGCCGGAGGCGCCTCGGTCACCGTCTGCGGGCCGGCCGCGACCGATCAGCAGTTCGCCTTCACCGCCACCGGCGCGCGGTTCGTCCCGGTCGAGATTCCGGCCAGCCCGACCCCGGCCGACGGGCGGGCGGTCGCCGCCCTGCGCCGGGTGCTCGCCGGGCCCGTGGATGTGGTCCACGCCCACGGGCTGCGTGCCGGCCTGGTCGCGGCGCTGGCCCGGCCGCGCCAACCGCTCGTGGTCACCTGGCACAACGCGGTCCTCGCGGGTGGGCTGCGCGGGCAGTTGTCCCGGTGGGCCGAACGGATCATCGCGCGGCGGGCCCGGGTCGCCCTCGGTGCCTCCGCGGATCTGGTCGAGCGGACTGTCGCGGCCGGCGCCAGGGATGCCCGACTGGCCCCGGTCGCCGCACCGGCCCTGCCGACCGCGCGGCGCAGCCGGGCCGCGGTACGGGCCGAGTTCGGGGTGGCCCCCGATCAGCCGTTGCTGCTCTCGGTCGGCCGTCTGCACCCGCAGAAGCGGTACGACGTACTCGTCGAGGCGGCGGCTGGCTGGCGGGACCTGAAGCCACCGCCGGTGGTGCTGATCGCCGGCAGCGGCCCCTCCTATCTGCCGTTGGCCGCCGACATCTCGGCGGCACGGGCCCCGATCACCCTGCTCGGACACCGTACCGACGTCGCGGACCTGCTCGTCGGCGCCGACCTTGCCCTGGTGACCAGTGACTGGGAGGCACGTCAGCTCTTCACCCAGGAGGCGTTGCACAGCGGCGTGCCGCTGGTCGCGACCGCCGTCGGCGGCATCCCCGAACTGGTGGGGGACGCGGCGGTGCTGGTGCCGCCGGCCGACCCCGCCGCGCTCGACCGGGCGGTGCGGGACCTGCTCGCCGACGACGCCCGGCGGGCCGAGCTGGGCCGGCGGGGCATCGCCCGGGCGGGGACCTGGCCGACCGAGGCCGAGACCGTCGCCCAACTGGCCGCGCTCTACGCGGAGCTGGCGCCGGGACCGGTTCGTACGTCGGACACCCCGCACACCCACGACCACGGGCGCGGCTGATGCTGCGTCGACTGGTGCCCGTGTTCCTGACCGCGGCGGTCGTGGTGTCGGCCGTCGCGGCACTGGTGGTCCGGCCGGCGGTCGGCGCCCCGCAACGTACCGCCGACTACGTGGTGTTGGCTGGTATCGCCGGTCTGCGTTGGGAGGATGTCGACCCGCAGAGCACGCCGAACCTGTGGCAGCTGGCCGAACGGGGGTCGATCGGCTCGCTCTCGGTGCGCTCGGGTCGGACACCGACGTGTCCGGTGGACGGCTGGCTCACCCTCGGCGCGGGCAACTACGCCGCCTGGGACGGAAGCCCGGTCAGCGCCGACTGTTCACCGCCGGAGGTGACCGTCGAGCAGCCGGACGGTATCGGCGCGAACCTGCCCGCGCAGCAGACCACGGTCAGGTACAACAAGGAACAGCAGCCCTGGGGTGCGATTCCCGGGGCACTCGCCGAGTCGGTGCGCTGCACCGCCGCGATCGGCCCGGGTGCCGCGATCGCCGCCGCCCGCCCGTTCGGCCGGGTCGACCGGTACGCGCCGACTCTGCCGGCGAACCCCAGTGAACTGCTCGCTTCCTGCGTACTCAGCATTGTCGACCTCGGTGCCGTCACCGGGGAGGATCCCGCCGTACGTGCCGCCGCCGCCCGCCGCGCGGACAGCGCCCTGGCCCGGGTGCTGGCGGCCCGGCCGGCGCGTTCGCTGGTCGTGGTCGCGGGTATCTCCGACACCGACGAGACCTCCCGGCTGCACGTCGCGGTCGCTGACGGCCCCGGCTGGTCCGGGGGTTGGCTCACCTCCTCCGGCACCGGCCGCGAGGGCTACGTACAGCTGGTCGACCTGGCACCGACCGCGCTTGCGGCGGTCGGTCGGCCGATGCCGGACCGGCTCTTCCTCGGACAGGCGGCGACGAGTGTGCCCGGCCGCCCGGCCGACCTGGCCACGGCGATCGCGCAACCGGCGGACGCGGATCGGGAGGCGGGCGCGCAGCGGCACGTGGCGAGCTGGTTCTTCGTGTTGCTGGCCGGGATGCAGTGCCTGCTCGCGATCGCGGTGCTGCCGCTGTTGCGGCGGGCCCGCCGGCACGCCGGTCCGACCGGCCCGGCTCCGGCTTCCCGCCGCCTGGTGGCGGTGGTCGAGGTGCTGCTGATCGCCGCCGCGTTGGCGATTCCGGCGGCCCTGGTCGCCGATGTGGTGCCGTGGTGGCGGGCGGACCAGGGGGGCGTCTACTTCGGGTTGGTCACCGTCTTCGTCCTGGGTGTCGGTGCCGCCGGGATCCGGCTCGCCCGGATCTACCAGCGGACGCTGGGGCCGATGGGCAGTGTGGCGGGGCTGGCCGCGCTGGTCGTCGGGGTGGACGTGGTGACCGGTGCCCGCCTGCAACTCAACGGTGTCGCCGGCTACTCGGCCCTGGAGGGCGGCCGCTACGCCGGTCTCGGCACCGTCGGGCTCGGCGTCTTCGTCGCCGGGACGCTGCTGGCGGCCGGCTGCCTGGCCCAGCAGGTACGGCGGAGCTGGCGACCGGCGGTGGTGGTGCTGGTCGGTGGCATCGGTGTGGTGATCACCGGCAGCCCGTACCTGGGTGCCGATTCGGTCGGGGCGGTGGCGATGACCGCCGGGGTCTGTGTCGCCGCGGCGATGAGCACCGGTGGCTGGCTGACGCTTGGCCGGCTCGCCTGGGCGACCATCGCCGGCCTGGCGGTGACCATCGGTTTCGCCGTGCTCGACATGCGCGCTCCCTCGGGGCAACAGGGGAGCCTGGGGCGTTTCCTGGGCGCGGTGGCGGATGGTACGAGTGGGCTGACCATGCACCGGTCCGGCGCCGCGAACATGGACGCCCTGGTCGGCAGCCCGTTGACCGTGCTCGCGGTGGTCGGCGGGGTGCTGGTGTGGTTCGCCCTGCTGCGCCCGTGGGGTGGCCTGAAGCGGCTCTTCGGGATCTATCCCGCGGTACGGGCGGGGATGGCCGGAATCACCGTTGCCACGCTGATCGGCGGGGTGCTCGGCGGGTCGGCGCTGAATGTGGCCGGTGCGGCGGCGGCGTTGACCGTGCCGCTGGCGGCCCTGGCCGCGTTGCGGGTGCTCGACCACGCGGCGGACCGTACCCAGCCGGTGCCGGTCGACGGCGGGCCGTCGGGGGAGTCGGACCCGGTGCGGCGTTCGGACCGTCCGGGGCCGGGTGAGTCGGATCCCGTGCGAGGGCCGCAGCCGGCGCAGGGCCCGGACGAGGTGGAACGTCTCCGCCCGGCGGATGACGCAGGTGCGGCGGAAAACCCGAACACGGCGGACGATTCGGACGCGACGGCACGTTCGGGTGCCGCGCAGGGGCCGGGGGAGGTCGCCCCGTCGTCGGCCGAACCGAGCCGGCAGTAGGTGCGACCGGCGGGGCCGGCCGTAGGGGTGTTACCGTGGAATCCCGTGGATCGCGTGATCAATTTTCTGATCAACACGACGGTCTGCACGACCGCAACGGACGACCACGGGAGCAGGCGTTGGCCCCATCAGCACGGACGACCAAGCACATTTTCGTCACCGGGGGCGTCGCCTCCTCGCTCGGCAAGGGCCTGACCGCCTCGAGCCTCGGAAATCTGCTCACGGCTCGCGGTCTTCGGGTCGTGATGCAGAAGCTCGACCCGTACCTCAACGTCGACCCGGGCACGATGAACCCGTTCCAGCACGGTGAGGTCTTCGTCACCGAGGACGGCGCCGAGACGGATCTCGACGTCGGCCACTACGAGCGGTTCCTCGACCGGGCGCTCTCCGGCAAGGCGAACGTCACCACCGGCCAGATCTACTCCGCGGTGATCGCCAAGGAGCGGCGTGGGGAGTACCTCGGCGACACCGTCCAGGTGATCCCGCACATCACCAACGAGATCAAGGCCCGGATCCGGTCGATGGCCGACGCGGACGAGGACGGACGTACGCCGGACGTGGTGATCACCGAGGTGGGTGGCACGGTCGGCGACATCGAGTCGCTGCCGTTCCTCGAGGCGATCCGGCAGGTACGCCACGACATCGGCCGGGACAACTGCTTCTACCTGCACGTGTCCCTGGTGCCGTACCTCGCGCCCTCCGGCGAGTTGAAGACCAAGCCGACCCAGCACTCGGTGGCGGCGCTGCGCAACATCGGCATCCAACCGGACGCGATCGTCTGCCGTTCCGACCGGGAGATTCCGGACACGCTCAAGCACAAGCTCTCGCTCTACTGCGACGTCGACCGTGAGGCGGTCATCGCCGCCCCGGACGCGCCGAGCATCTACGACATCCCGAAGGTCCTGCACAACGAGGGCCTCGACGCGTACGTCGTACGTCGGCTCGGGCTCTCCTTCCGGGACGTGGCCTGGCACGGCTGGGACGACCTGCTCGAGCGGGTGCACCACCCGCAGCACACGGTCCGGGTGGCGCTGGTCGGCAAGTACGTCGACCTGCCGGACGCGTACCTGTCGGTGAGCGAGGCGATCCGGGCGGCCGGGTTCGGTCACCGGGCCCGGGTGGAGCTGCGCTGGGTGCCGAGCGACGAGTGCGTCAGCCCGTCCGGGGCGGCCGCCGCGCTGGCCGGGGTCGACGGCATCGTCATCCCCGGTGGCTTCGGCGTACGCGGCATCGAGGGCAAGATCGGCGCCTCCCGGTACGCCCGGGAGAACGGAGTCCCGATTCTCGGCCTCTGCCTCGGCCTGCAGTGCATGACCATCGAGGTGGCCCGTCACCTGGGCGGGCTCGAGGGTGCCAACTCGCTGGAGTTCGACGAGCAGGCCAGCCACCCGGTCATCGCCACCATGGCCGACCAGGAGGAGATCGTCGCCGGCAAGGGCGACCTCGGCGGGACCATGCGGCTGGGTGCCTACCCGGCCCGGCTCACCGAGGGTTCGATCGTCGCCCAGGCGTACGGCGACACCGACATCAGCGAGCGGCACCGGCACCGGTACGAGGTGAACAACGCGTACCGGGACGCCCTCACCAAGGCCGGTCTGCGGATCTCCGGCACCTCGCCGGACGGCCGGCTGGTCGAGTTCGTCGAACTCGACCGGGAACTGCACCCGTTCTTCGTGGCGACCCAGGCGCACCCGGAGCTGAAGAGCCGTCCGACCCGCCCGCATCCGCTCTTCGCGGCGTTCGTCGGTGCCGTCGTCACGTACTCGCACGCCGACGAGCTCCCGGTCGAACTGGCCGCTACGGCCGCCGCTGCCGCGGCTGCCGGCGCTGTCGAGCCAGCCGACGCCGGCACGGCGGAACCGGACGCCAACGCCGGGGACGGGGCCACTGCGGCACGGCGGACCGCCGGCCAGAACGGCGCCAGCCGGTCCAGCCGGGCGAGGTCGGCCTCGTGACCGCCGCGCCCGGCGAGCACCGGTACGAGGTGAAGTCCCAGACCGAGCGGTACGACGGCCGGGTCTTCTCCGTCGTCACCGACGAGGTGGTGATGCCGGGCGGCCGGGTCGCGCCCCGGGACTACGTACGGCACGTGGGCGCGGTCGGGGTGGTGGCGCTCGACGACGACGGCCGGGTGGTCCTGATCCGGCAGTACCGCCACCCGATCGGCCGGATGCTCTGGGAGCTGCCCGCGGGCCTGGTCGACGTGGTGGGGGAGGCGCTGCCGGCCGCTGCCCTGCGGGAACTGGCGGAGGAGGTCGACCTCACCGCCGGTCAGGTCGACCTCCTGGTCGACCTGCACACCTCGCCGGGCGCGTCGACCGAGCTGATCCGGGTCTTCCTGGCCCGGCAGCTCGCCGACGTGCCGGTGGCGCAACGGCACGAGCGGCGGGACGAGGAGGCCGAACTCCAGGTGGTCCGGGTCGACCTCGACCAGGCGGTGGCGATGGTCCTGGCCGGTGAGATCACCAACGCAGCCTGCGTCGGCGGTGTGCTGGCCGCGGCCCGTGCCCGCGACCTGGGCTGGGCGCCGCTCCGACCGGCTGATGCCCCGCTGCCGGGCTGACCGCCCTGTTTCCGGCAACCACGGGCCGGCTCCGGTCGTCGTCGCGTACGACGGCCGGAGCCGGCCCGTTGCCGTACCCACCAATCCAGAGCTACGCCGGTGCCGGGCCCGGTACGACTGACACATCGTCAGGCTCAGCCGTCACTGCCTGTCACAATGGCGGCTGCTCGACCCGTCCGACGGTTCTAGACTGCCGCCGGCGGTACTGATGGACCGTGCCGGCAACGAAGCCGGCGCGTGCCGAGCGTCCGGGGTGTTCGACCCCGGAAGGAAGGTGTCTCATCGTGAAGGTCGGAATCCCCCGCGAGGTCAAGAACCACGAGTACCGCGTGGCGATCACCCCGGCGGGTGTGCACGAGTTCATTCGCGGCGGCCACGAGGTCTTCGTCGAGGCCGGAGCCGGAACCGGCTCGTCGATCACCGACGAGGAGTTCGCCTCGGCCGGTGCGACGATCCTGGCCAGCGCGGACGAGGTCTGGGGCACCGCCGAACTGGTCCTCAAGGTCAAGGAACCGATCGCCGAGGAGTACCACCGGATGCGTCCCGGTCAGGTGCTCTTCACGTACCTGCACCTGGCCGCCTCGAAGGCGTGCACCGACGCCCTGCTCGACCGGCGGGTCACCGGCATCGCGTACGAGACGGTGGAGACCGCCGACCGGGCGTTGCCGCTGCTCGCCCCGATGTCCGAGGTCGCCGGCCGGCTCGCCCCGCAGGTGGGCGCGTACCACCTGATGCGCTCCGGCGGCGGGCGCGGGGTGCTGATGGGTGGCGTCTCCGGCGTCTACGCCGCGAAGACCGTGGTGATCGGTGCCGGCGTCTCCGGCATGAACGCCGCCGCCATCGCGCTCGGCCTCCAGGCCGAGGTGCTGCTGCTGGACCGTAACGTCAACCGGCTGCGCCAGGCCGACGCGATCTACCGGGGCCACCTGCAGACGGTGGCGT
The Micromonospora pisi DNA segment above includes these coding regions:
- the steA gene encoding putative cytokinetic ring protein SteA; protein product: MRLPILRRTRTAEPGIVVGTARLDRRTKRLVGRLRPGEIAVIDHVDLDRVAADSLVAVGVAAVLNAKPSVSGRYPNLGPEVLVKAGIPLVDDLGEDVFQLLREGDTVRIDGNTVYVGDEPVAHGGRQDPETVAKAMADAREGLSVQLEAFAANTMDYLKQERDLLLDGVGLPDIETSMRGRHCLIVVRGYDYKADLDVLRPYIREFKPVLIGVDGGADALVEAGYTPDIIIGDMDSVTDDVLRCGAEVIVHAYPDGRAPGLARVEQLGVSAITFPAAATSEDLAMLLADGKGASLIVAVGTHATLVEFLDKGRGGMASTFLTRLKVGGKMVDAKGVSRLYRQNISGSSLLLLVLSAVAAMASAVAVSTVGKAYLGVASEWWDNLVFQLGQLF
- a CDS encoding copper transporter → MINFRYHVVSITAVFLALAIGLVVGTAALNGPVADSLSASVNELRKDNDQLRETVGSLQEEVTREEDFARESAPLLLGGKLAGHRVLVLCLPSGEKHVDGVIEMLRQTGATLTGRIDIQDKFVKPDNSVDLLGLAEQAARPSVSANGLPGNSNGVETSSAFLASALLDRPDATVVTEQDRRSVLDAYSNAGYLTVSDKVTGPAEAVVVVSGQPYVDRDSAQKDQAVVTMTEQFDKAVPLVVAGSGTSTGNVVQAVRDDPALSKTISTVDHANTVQGQVVTALALIEQVIDKKAGQYGLGAGATLLPKQPE
- the murJ gene encoding murein biosynthesis integral membrane protein MurJ, which translates into the protein MTAPAPLAGAGRVAGAAALIAVLTVASRLAGFGRTGIFTWVVGKTDLGGVYVVANTVPNIVFEIVAGGALASLVVPLLAGAVAAGDRRAVAETTGALLTWTVTLLVPLAALVALFAGPIVSLIIGDLTPAQQDAGTRMLQIFAPQLPLYGIGIVLTGVLQAHRRFAWPVLAPLLSSLTVIGVYLLFGAVEGRGEPIARTGTDGQLILSIGTTLGVLVLSGCLLVPVSRLRLRPRPGYGFSAENRRRVGGLALAGAVTLTGQQVALLVMLHLAASADVDNPVVLNLAQTMYLLPWAVLAVPLAVAAYPTLVATYADGDEEVFRRTLAPTTRGLLIFSCLGAAALIATAVPVARFFFPTAPGPAAAAIAGFGPGLLGYGLFAVLSRALYARGETRSAASTTAAGWLVVPVVAALLSWLLPDADRLLAVTLANSIGMLALGGLLIRVVARRAGRAALAGLTRSGLVGLAAGTAAALAGSAVAHWLPGVLPATPTKVDALLQGMLSGVVVAAVFLAVAYPLDRHDVRPLVGSVTRRLSRLTRRLRLGAGRDGTRPGRGDAKETVSG
- a CDS encoding glycosyltransferase family 4 protein, which codes for MAGGWDGSVVLLLASSTGGVGQHVVSVARGLVAGGASVTVCGPAATDQQFAFTATGARFVPVEIPASPTPADGRAVAALRRVLAGPVDVVHAHGLRAGLVAALARPRQPLVVTWHNAVLAGGLRGQLSRWAERIIARRARVALGASADLVERTVAAGARDARLAPVAAPALPTARRSRAAVRAEFGVAPDQPLLLSVGRLHPQKRYDVLVEAAAGWRDLKPPPVVLIAGSGPSYLPLAADISAARAPITLLGHRTDVADLLVGADLALVTSDWEARQLFTQEALHSGVPLVATAVGGIPELVGDAAVLVPPADPAALDRAVRDLLADDARRAELGRRGIARAGTWPTEAETVAQLAALYAELAPGPVRTSDTPHTHDHGRG
- a CDS encoding NUDIX domain-containing protein; this encodes MTAAPGEHRYEVKSQTERYDGRVFSVVTDEVVMPGGRVAPRDYVRHVGAVGVVALDDDGRVVLIRQYRHPIGRMLWELPAGLVDVVGEALPAAALRELAEEVDLTAGQVDLLVDLHTSPGASTELIRVFLARQLADVPVAQRHERRDEEAELQVVRVDLDQAVAMVLAGEITNAACVGGVLAAARARDLGWAPLRPADAPLPG
- the ald gene encoding alanine dehydrogenase, coding for MKVGIPREVKNHEYRVAITPAGVHEFIRGGHEVFVEAGAGTGSSITDEEFASAGATILASADEVWGTAELVLKVKEPIAEEYHRMRPGQVLFTYLHLAASKACTDALLDRRVTGIAYETVETADRALPLLAPMSEVAGRLAPQVGAYHLMRSGGGRGVLMGGVSGVYAAKTVVIGAGVSGMNAAAIALGLQAEVLLLDRNVNRLRQADAIYRGHLQTVASNAYEIERAVLDADLVIGAVLVPGAKAPTLISNELVSRMKPGSVLVDISIDQGGCFEDSRPTTHDNPVYPVHNSLFYCVANMPGAVPHTSTYALTNVTLPYALELANHGWREALRRDPALALGLNTHDGQVTYGPVAEAHGMSSASLTDVLA